The Phaseolus vulgaris cultivar G19833 chromosome 5, P. vulgaris v2.0, whole genome shotgun sequence genomic interval ATATTTTGGTTTCGACTAccaaaatatacttttattcGAGTAACAAAGATATTATCTCAGCCCGAcaagtgtttgatgaaatgcCAATTAGAACCAGTGTTACGTGGAATGCTATGATAACAGGTTATTCTTCCCTTAAAGAAGGGAACATGCAATATGCTGTCAATGCATTGTCATTGTTTAATGACATGTTGGTTGATGTACGTGGAATTAAACCAACAGATACAACCGTAGTTGCTCTGCTTTCAGCAGTTTCTCAAATGGGTTTGCTGGAAACTGGTTCTTGCATGCATGCATTTGCAGAAAAGACATTGTGTACTGAAGATGATGTGTTTATTGGGACTGTTCTTGTTGATATGTACTCAAAATGTGGATGCCTTGATAGTGCCCTGTCTGTCTTCTGGAGCATGAACCAGAAGAATATCTTGACTTGGACGGCAATGACTACTGGCCTAGCCATCCATGGGAAAGGAAAACAAGCCTTGGAGGTTTTATATAAGATGGGAGATTATGGTGTGAAGCCAAATGAAGCAACTTTTACTAGCTTCTTGTCTGCTTGTTGTCATAGTGGGCTTATGGAGGAAGGCCTTCAATTGTTCCATGAAATGAAGAGAACATTTAGTGTGACACCTCAGATACAACATTATGGTTGCATTGTTGACCTTCTTGGCCGTGCTGGAAAGTTAAAAGAAGCATATGAATTTGTCATGCAGATGCCAATTAATCCTGATGATGTAATATGGAGGATTCTGCTAGGTGCATGCAAGATTCATGAGGATGTTGTGATGGGAGAGAAGGTGGGGAAGTTTCTTCTCCAGTTAGAAGAATGGAGTCGTCCAGAGTTGACGTCAAAGAGTCAGGACTATGTAGCTCTGTCAAATGTTTATGCTTTAGCAGAAAGGTGGGTCGATGTTGAAGCTGTAAGGAAACAATTGAGAGCTAAGAGTATCTCAAATAACGCTGGTTGTAGCACTGTTCAAACTGTCAGCATGGATATGTTGGAATGATAAATTGATATTTGattcttttcaaaaaattatccTAGCAAGACAATAAATCCATTTGGA includes:
- the LOC137835594 gene encoding pentatricopeptide repeat-containing protein At3g18970-like, with the translated sequence MLNCLPRLRCISFLYSFRKESKNIKQIHAQLITNGLKLPTFLAKLIENYCGSPDSHITNNAHLVFQYFDKPDLFLFNTLIRCAKPNDSITIFRDEFSRGLMFFDDYTYNFVLGACARSPSASTLWVGRQLHSLIVKHGVGSNILVSTTKIYFYSSNKDIISARQVFDEMPIRTSVTWNAMITGYSSLKEGNMQYAVNALSLFNDMLVDVRGIKPTDTTVVALLSAVSQMGLLETGSCMHAFAEKTLCTEDDVFIGTVLVDMYSKCGCLDSALSVFWSMNQKNILTWTAMTTGLAIHGKGKQALEVLYKMGDYGVKPNEATFTSFLSACCHSGLMEEGLQLFHEMKRTFSVTPQIQHYGCIVDLLGRAGKLKEAYEFVMQMPINPDDVIWRILLGACKIHEDVVMGEKVGKFLLQLEEWSRPELTSKSQDYVALSNVYALAERWVDVEAVRKQLRAKSISNNAGCSTVQTVSMDMLE